TCTATACTGTACTGTGATGTTGTATGTGCATTGGATATGATCAATATGGGTGGCAATttgtgtcgggttcgggttttgttgagatatgagtataagattatatagattAATCATAACCCAAGTCATGTAATTAAACGAGTTAGACTCTTCAACTTTAACtcgttaatttcgtgttgggttcatATGAAGTTTGTAGGTCTGTGTGAAAAATTATAAGCCCTTAGTGATCAGTGTCAATATGCTCAAAGCAGTAATTGCCAAATTTGCGTCAAAATGGCCTTGTAATGGTTTGTTGGATGGCACATCAATCACTCTCTTTTGGTTGCACTATTAATGAGAGGCTTGAATGATGAGTCCATTTCTTTATGCCTCTGCACTTTTGAATATGTCACTTGTGGTCATCTAGGGAGCCCAACACTGGCCATACTCAGCTTTTGCTGAACATAGAGGCATACTTGTCTTGCCCAGCTCATCCAACTTGTGTCATTTAGCTGCTTCCGACAACTTGAATGTACGTGAAAAAAACATTCAAAGGCCAGGTCTAAAGACATCCTTGTGCTCGGACAAGGATCTAGTAATTTGAGCGCATTTTGCGAGAATTCAAATGGAACTCAGCTGCTCAAATAAGGTTGGGGTTGTCCGGCCACTTACCTGGGCAGTTGGGTTTCACATGAACTCTCTCACAAAACTGCTCAAATTATTGTGGATCCCAATCCTGCTCAGGCTCGCAGTTTTGTAATTCATCATGTGTCATTTGAACCATGTTTTCATCTCTGTTTTTGAAGCCTCATGCTGTGCTTAAATTGTATTCCCTCTTTATTACAGTTTTAGCTGACACTCCAAATATTGAGCACTTAGAGATGCTGCCTCCAATCCTTCCTTTCCAAGTCCAAATATCACTCAAGATTTTCACTATTATCTCTTAAAGGCAGTGCCATAAGATGAGCAACAACAAGAACGAAATTTAAAGCAGATTTTGACAATTACGACAGCCAAAACagtaaacaaattaaacaaaaacgAAAGTACTTGTTCCAAAAAGCTAGTGCTGTATTTATTTATCTGCTCATTTACACTAGTATTGTTAGGATACTACAGTTTTTACTACAAATCTCATACAAACTGACAGATAACAAATGTGATAGTCGATATGACATTTTGATAGGCACACTAGACACTAGCCACATATCACACAGGTGTATGGATGTCAACATCAGAGGATGACCGAACCCATGACCTTGTAGTTTGGTGATTGAGAACTTGATTATTATTAGTCTTTTTATTAGTTTGcattttattgataatttttcaaattggttgtattatttttattttggatttatgttattttagcATGCCATTAGCTCAAGTATGGTTAGTGTTGAGGTTAGCCCCGTTTGAAAATCCCTTACCCCTCCCCTCcctttaggaatttttttttgaatgattgaaaaatagaattgatgtgatataaaattgaaataatttatagggaaaagtaaaaaaaaaaattgtaatgtaatgatttttttatttaaaaaataataaaaaagtgttgatatgatataaaaagtgaaaaaagttaagaatgttttgaagttaatgtttttttgggagaaatgcATATAAAGATAGAGGAGGAAAAAGTGGATTTCAAATGGGGCCTTAATTTCTAATAGGAAAAGCTTGATGCACAACTATTCGCATGAGAGGAATCTTCCTGAATAGGTGGGTCTCACCCATGTTGTGCATAACCTGTTGTGCAAGTAACAAATCCCATTTTTAATCTATTTAAACCTAACTTTCTAATTTATTAACAAGTTTTGATAAATTAAGAATTTGATCAACTGTTTGTCGTTTTCtccctcttttcttctctctcccgtagcttctttcttctctctatcttcaactcttcttctttaattgcttcttttctctcttcaacTTGTCTTCTCAATATCATGTTATCCCACATCACATTTATCACGTCAACCACTAAAATATGGATGGCTACGCGACGATCCATGTgacactaattttcataaaatgtgtcatatgaatttttaaaaaaattgtagtaaaaattgtaatacgCCAAATAttttcccatttaccacgtaaAAAAGAACAAGATCAGTGACGACAAACGAATTTTTCAATTACaacaaccaaaacagaaaacaaaagaatctcTTATCAGAAAGCTGAGAGCTTTTATCCACTTATCATTTAGGGAACAATTCTGTGAGCTCTCATCTTATCAATCCAATAACAAAATGATGTTTTTGAGTTCCTGAACCCCACAAATCCATGCTCTTTGCTCTTGTTCATGCTATCCAAAAAAGACTCACCCCCAAGAACAGCATCTACAAACCACCAAGCCCCAATCTCTTCTAATTTGGTAGGCACCAGATCCTTCTCTCTCACAATCTCCTCCCACACGGCACCTTTGTTCTTCATCATCTCCTGCAAGCTCAAATTGGAGTACTTCTCATCAAATTCCCCACACTCCACGCCAAACTGTTCAGCCAAAATCTTCCATAACTGCTTCCAACTGAACACGTCCCCATTGCTACAATTAAACGCCTCATTCTTCCCATTCACATCCACCGCCgcccatatctgatgctcggcAACCAGCTCCGCATCCGAAGCATCCCAATACCCCTCCCACGCCGCACGACTTCCTGGAAACCTCAATAGCTCGCCCTCGTGCCTGCATATCGCCGCGTATACACATAAACTCCCAACAATATTCGTCAAACTATATGGAGAAAGTCCAAATATCACTCCAGGCCTGTGCACCGACCATGTCAAGCCCTCCTTCTTCGCCACCTCTTCAAACAAAACATCTTCCAGGGAATAGTAAAAATTGGGTACGTTCAATCTTGGAAGATCCTCATGATATGGAGCTTCATGAGATTCGTAGTGTTTTCGACCTGTTTGCAAGCAAATATGTTGCAGTTTTGGCGCATTTGGGATGACAGCATTGAGAACGTTGCGCAGCATGTTAGAATTCACCTTACAGTTTTCGATTTCGTCGTGAATGTTAGCCCATGTCACGTAGAAAATGTGCGTGACATCCCTGAGTTTGGAGAGCTTTTCATGGGATTCTTGGACCTCCAAGATGTCACACTGGATGTACTCAATAGGGTAGTCGGCAGTCCAGGCGGGGCGGGGGCGGCGGGCCACGCCATATACCTTCCACGGCCCGCCGGGTGTGTCGGAGTGTGGCAGGATCTCAGCGAGGCTGTTGCCGACGATGCCCGTCACGCCGATGATCAGAGCCACGCTCTTGTACCGTGGTGGCACATTGCTGTGGTCCAATTGTTTCTGTAGAATTCGATCAAATCAGAGAGTGAGATTGTAAGGGGATATGGGGTtggaaattgaaatggaaatAAAGAATGAAAATGGGTTTTACAATCACTTGCCTTTGCAGCTCCTATTGCTCCAGCCCACCACCAGCTCATTGTGCTTTGATTGCAGACAGAGGAAGATGTCTGTCTCTGTTTCTTGTCTGTTTGTGTGTTtctcacagagagagagagagagagtagaatTGTTGAATAAATAGAGTACTTAGTTGGGGCCTTGGACTAGTCCTTGGTCTTTAGTTCTTTGCAGAGATATAACATCCAATGTATTTGTGCTCCACATCATGTAATCTTCAGGTGctgccttatatatatatatatatgcacacaaATGGCAAATCCTTTCATTTCAAGGAACTGCAACAGAGACAGCTCAACTTAGCCGAAGCTTATCCCTTGAAAGCTTAACCAACCAAAGACTAGTAGCAGCCTTTGCTGtcattttgatttattatattGATTACCAGCCTTAGTTTGCTCAACCCGCGTGGACATTCCCTTGTTTggtttcaaattatttttggtCCACTTCGGTTAGTATAGTTATTTGAGGATGTGGATCGGGTGCATGTGCGATACGCACCCGAATACCttaaccttatttttttttacagtgtTCAAGTAATctgaattttatttgtttgggcTGTCTAGGCACCTGCCCGAG
The sequence above is drawn from the Alnus glutinosa chromosome 11, dhAlnGlut1.1, whole genome shotgun sequence genome and encodes:
- the LOC133880933 gene encoding 3-oxo-Delta(4,5)-steroid 5-beta-reductase-like → MSWWWAGAIGAAKKQLDHSNVPPRYKSVALIIGVTGIVGNSLAEILPHSDTPGGPWKVYGVARRPRPAWTADYPIEYIQCDILEVQESHEKLSKLRDVTHIFYVTWANIHDEIENCKVNSNMLRNVLNAVIPNAPKLQHICLQTGRKHYESHEAPYHEDLPRLNVPNFYYSLEDVLFEEVAKKEGLTWSVHRPGVIFGLSPYSLTNIVGSLCVYAAICRHEGELLRFPGSRAAWEGYWDASDAELVAEHQIWAAVDVNGKNEAFNCSNGDVFSWKQLWKILAEQFGVECGEFDEKYSNLSLQEMMKNKGAVWEEIVREKDLVPTKLEEIGAWWFVDAVLGGESFLDSMNKSKEHGFVGFRNSKTSFCYWIDKMRAHRIVP